From a region of the Deltaproteobacteria bacterium genome:
- the purD gene encoding phosphoribosylamine--glycine ligase, translating to MGLSVLIVGGGGREHALAWKIAQSPLVTRIYAAPGNPGIARHAECVPVAADDLPKLRDLAVSKRIDLTVVGPEAPLAAGLTDLLTKEGLLVCGPDRAGAQMEGSKVFMKSILRKYGIPTADFRVFDEYDDAEQHVLTRKLPLVIKADGLAAGKGVAVAQTYEEAVGFLKDVMEKRVFGDAGNRVVVEDCLSGEEASYIVFTDGYKIVPLPSSQDHKRIGDDDAGPNTGGMGAYSPAPVVSAQVEERVHREVFDPLLAGLRAEGIVFRGILYAGLMIENGVPRILEFNVRFGDPEAQPLFLRLKSDLVPLLLQCAQGKITDATMEIDPRPTVCVVMASGGYPGSYAKGFPIDGIGEAEKEDGVVVFHAGTALKDGRLVNNGGRVLGVTAIGDTLPGAIGKAYRATGKIHWEGAYHRTDIGRKALSRGSA from the coding sequence ATGGGTCTTTCGGTCCTGATCGTCGGCGGCGGCGGCCGCGAGCACGCCCTGGCGTGGAAGATCGCGCAGAGCCCCCTCGTGACGAGGATCTACGCCGCGCCCGGGAATCCCGGGATCGCGCGGCACGCGGAGTGCGTGCCCGTCGCCGCGGACGACCTGCCGAAGCTCCGCGATCTGGCGGTGTCGAAGCGGATCGACCTGACGGTCGTCGGCCCGGAGGCGCCGCTGGCGGCGGGATTGACCGACCTCCTGACGAAGGAGGGGCTCCTGGTGTGCGGCCCGGACCGCGCGGGTGCGCAGATGGAGGGGTCGAAGGTCTTCATGAAATCGATCCTCCGGAAGTACGGGATCCCCACCGCCGACTTCCGCGTCTTCGACGAATACGACGACGCCGAGCAGCACGTCCTGACCCGCAAATTGCCGCTGGTGATCAAGGCCGACGGCCTTGCGGCGGGGAAAGGCGTCGCGGTCGCGCAGACGTACGAGGAGGCCGTGGGGTTCCTAAAGGACGTCATGGAGAAGCGCGTCTTCGGCGACGCGGGGAACCGGGTGGTGGTCGAGGATTGCCTGTCGGGCGAGGAGGCGTCGTACATCGTCTTCACGGACGGGTACAAGATCGTCCCGCTGCCGTCGTCCCAGGACCACAAGCGGATCGGCGACGACGACGCGGGCCCCAACACGGGCGGGATGGGGGCGTACTCCCCCGCGCCGGTCGTGTCGGCGCAGGTCGAGGAGCGGGTGCACCGGGAGGTGTTCGACCCGCTGCTGGCCGGCCTGCGCGCGGAGGGGATCGTGTTCCGCGGCATCCTCTACGCCGGCCTCATGATCGAGAACGGCGTCCCGCGGATCCTGGAGTTCAACGTCCGGTTCGGGGACCCGGAGGCTCAGCCGCTCTTCCTGCGCCTCAAGAGCGACCTCGTTCCGCTGCTCCTGCAGTGCGCGCAGGGGAAGATCACCGACGCGACGATGGAGATCGACCCGCGGCCCACGGTGTGCGTCGTCATGGCGTCCGGCGGCTATCCCGGGAGCTACGCGAAGGGGTTCCCGATCGACGGGATCGGGGAGGCGGAGAAAGAGGACGGAGTGGTCGTGTTCCACGCCGGAACCGCCCTGAAGGACGGGCGCCTGGTCAACAACGGAGGCCGCGTGCTGGGCGTCACGGCGATCGGCGACACCCTTCCGGGCGCGATCGGGAAGGCGTACCGGGCCACGGGGAAGATCCACTGGGAAGGCGCCTATCACCGGACCGACATCGGCCGGAAGGCGCTGTCGCGGGGGAGCGCGTGA
- a CDS encoding MCE family protein: protein MSREARVGIFVLLGIIVLTYFTFRVSKWGLIAEKGYRLTVDFDSAAGLEPKSDVKMAGVPIGKVEEIQLAGTRARLVLRIRPEIRIPVDSVASIQTQGLLGEKYVELIPGKETQRNLPAGGQVSNTLSPTNLDALVRKLDTIGDDVKKFTESLSSTFGSDEGKKALGDILRDVRATTATLRAVVQGNEQRFDRILVNIDKLTADLSDISSANKEDVRTAIANLRAFSETLKTETPGLVRKLEEMSERVSGVVGDNRENLKESIANLKNASAKLDNTLESAGKVMAKIDRGEGTLGKLVNDNTAHTSLTDTLEGINRYVRKTEALKTFIDYRLEWQSGPSEYKHYVNLRLQPSADKYYLIGVVDDPRGKFNSSTSTVVTTTPPAPPSTTLSTVETFENKLKLTALVAKRFHGLTAKGGVMESTGGVGLDYEILKDRLTVGADAFDFARKDLPPHLKLYGNYDIVKNLFVTGGVDDALTNERNLRTLFLGFGIKFADEDLKTILGAVPIKP, encoded by the coding sequence ATGTCCAGGGAAGCGCGGGTCGGAATCTTCGTCCTGCTGGGGATCATCGTCCTCACGTACTTCACGTTCCGCGTCAGCAAATGGGGGCTGATCGCGGAGAAGGGGTACCGTCTCACCGTCGACTTCGACTCCGCGGCGGGGCTGGAGCCCAAGTCGGACGTGAAGATGGCGGGGGTTCCCATCGGGAAGGTCGAGGAGATCCAGCTGGCCGGAACCCGCGCGCGTCTCGTCCTGCGGATCCGGCCGGAGATCCGCATCCCCGTCGACTCCGTCGCCTCCATCCAGACGCAGGGTCTCCTGGGGGAGAAGTATGTCGAGCTCATCCCGGGGAAGGAAACGCAGAGGAACCTCCCGGCCGGGGGGCAGGTCTCCAACACGCTCAGCCCCACCAACCTCGACGCCCTCGTCCGGAAGCTGGACACGATCGGCGACGACGTGAAGAAATTCACCGAATCGCTCTCCTCGACCTTCGGCTCGGACGAGGGGAAGAAGGCGCTCGGCGACATCCTCCGGGACGTCCGGGCCACCACGGCCACCCTCCGCGCGGTCGTCCAGGGGAACGAACAGCGGTTCGACCGGATCCTGGTGAACATCGACAAGCTCACCGCCGACCTGTCCGACATCTCCTCCGCCAACAAGGAGGACGTCCGCACCGCCATCGCCAACCTCCGGGCGTTCTCGGAGACCCTGAAGACCGAGACCCCGGGGCTTGTCCGGAAGCTCGAGGAGATGAGCGAGCGGGTGAGCGGCGTCGTGGGGGACAACCGGGAGAACCTGAAGGAGTCGATCGCCAACCTGAAGAACGCCTCCGCGAAGCTCGACAACACCCTGGAATCCGCCGGGAAGGTGATGGCGAAGATCGACCGGGGGGAGGGGACCCTCGGGAAGCTGGTGAACGACAACACGGCGCACACCTCCCTCACCGACACGCTCGAGGGGATCAACCGGTACGTCCGGAAGACGGAGGCGCTCAAGACCTTCATCGACTACCGGCTGGAATGGCAGTCCGGCCCCTCCGAATACAAGCATTACGTGAACCTCCGGTTGCAGCCATCGGCCGACAAGTACTACCTGATCGGGGTGGTCGACGATCCGCGCGGGAAGTTCAACTCGAGCACGTCGACGGTGGTCACGACGACGCCTCCGGCTCCCCCCTCGACGACGCTGTCCACGGTGGAAACGTTCGAAAACAAGCTGAAGCTCACCGCGCTGGTCGCCAAGCGGTTCCACGGCCTGACAGCGAAGGGAGGGGTGATGGAGTCCACCGGCGGGGTGGGGCTGGACTACGAGATCCTGAAGGACCGCCTGACGGTGGGCGCCGACGCCTTCGACTTCGCGCGGAAGGACCTGCCGCCGCATTTGAAACTGTACGGCAACTATGATATCGTCAAAAACCTTTTCGTTACCGGCGGAGTGGACGACGCCCTGACGAACGAGCGGAACCTCCGGACCCTGTTCCTCGGATTCGGGATCAAGTTCGCCGACGAGGATCTGAAGACCATCCTCGGAGCCGTCCCCATCAAGCCGTGA
- a CDS encoding ABC transporter permease — protein MLGNRVYAMVQDLGAIFSLFLQVLSWTLRPPSEIRNIVKQMEEVGVRSMPVVLVTATFTGMVLALQSYSGFQRFGATSFVGSVVALSITRELGPVFAGLMVSGRVGASMAAELGTMKVTEQIDALVTLATNPVKYLVVPRVLAATIVLPILVVFADLVGILGGYFVSVYLLGSNPYVYIAKTYQYLEFKDIYTGLVKASVFGTLIALISCHHGFVAEGGAEGVGRATTRAVVASSMMVLVSDYFMTSFMF, from the coding sequence ATGCTCGGCAACCGCGTCTACGCGATGGTGCAGGACCTCGGGGCCATCTTCTCCCTCTTCCTCCAGGTGCTCTCCTGGACGCTCCGCCCCCCGTCGGAGATCCGCAACATCGTGAAGCAGATGGAGGAGGTCGGCGTGCGGTCGATGCCGGTCGTCCTCGTGACCGCCACGTTCACCGGGATGGTGCTCGCCCTCCAGAGCTACTCGGGATTCCAGCGGTTCGGCGCGACCAGCTTCGTCGGCTCCGTGGTCGCCCTCTCCATCACCCGGGAGCTGGGTCCCGTGTTCGCCGGGCTCATGGTCTCGGGTCGCGTCGGCGCATCGATGGCGGCGGAGCTCGGGACCATGAAGGTCACGGAGCAGATCGACGCCCTCGTCACGCTGGCGACCAACCCGGTGAAGTACCTGGTCGTGCCGCGGGTGCTCGCGGCGACGATCGTCCTGCCGATCCTGGTCGTCTTCGCGGACCTGGTCGGGATCCTCGGCGGATACTTCGTGTCGGTCTACCTCCTCGGATCCAACCCGTACGTGTACATCGCCAAGACCTACCAGTACCTGGAGTTCAAGGACATCTACACCGGGCTGGTCAAGGCCTCCGTGTTCGGGACCCTGATCGCGCTCATCTCCTGCCACCACGGCTTCGTGGCGGAGGGGGGGGCGGAAGGGGTCGGCCGGGCGACGACCCGGGCGGTGGTCGCGTCCTCGATGATGGTGCTCGTGTCCGACTACTTCATGACCTCGTTCATGTTCTGA
- the purE gene encoding 5-(carboxyamino)imidazole ribonucleotide mutase, whose translation MAGKVLILMGSASDAETMREAKKVLDAYGIPSETTVASAHRTPERTHALARNAEKEGFSVIIAGAGCAAHLAGCVAAVTVLPVIGVPLAGSPLAGFDALLSTVQMPGGVPVATMAVGKAGAQNAGHLAAQILSLSSPVLRGKIHARRKAMADAVEEAAKGDS comes from the coding sequence ATGGCGGGGAAGGTGCTGATCCTGATGGGGAGCGCCTCCGACGCGGAGACGATGCGGGAGGCGAAAAAGGTCCTCGACGCGTACGGGATCCCGAGCGAGACCACGGTCGCGTCGGCCCACCGAACCCCGGAGCGGACCCACGCGCTCGCCCGGAACGCGGAGAAGGAAGGATTCTCCGTGATCATCGCCGGAGCGGGCTGTGCGGCCCACCTCGCGGGATGCGTCGCGGCGGTGACGGTGCTGCCCGTGATCGGCGTGCCGCTGGCCGGTTCACCGCTCGCGGGCTTCGACGCCCTCCTGTCCACGGTCCAGATGCCCGGGGGGGTTCCCGTGGCCACGATGGCCGTGGGGAAGGCGGGCGCGCAGAACGCGGGGCACCTGGCCGCGCAGATCCTCTCGCTGTCCTCCCCGGTCCTCCGCGGGAAGATCCACGCCCGCCGCAAGGCGATGGCCGACGCCGTGGAGGAGGCCGCGAAAGGGGATTCATGA
- a CDS encoding DUF89 family protein, producing MIFLAPECFPCFLLQADLAARAHGASEEERVTLAARIGGMLPDLPSRAEIPADTATRIQEVIREVLAADDPFRPVKERHLARFDEMSRWAKGLVDASPDRWAAAVWMSGFGNIMDSGIIEQDAMDREVGSIARGILEYRLPARFRDRLLSAHRVGVLLDNAGEVAFDVPLLSLLASGGKALWMGVKGGAVIDDLTFPEASELGLSTFGELVSNGNRAVGTVPEMCAGPFRERLASSDLVLSKGQGNFETLVGKYRNSWFLLRCKCPVVSRAVGRPEGELLLLDADGRHAA from the coding sequence ATGATCTTCCTCGCCCCCGAGTGCTTCCCCTGCTTCCTTCTCCAGGCGGACCTCGCGGCGCGGGCCCACGGGGCTTCGGAAGAGGAGAGGGTCACACTGGCCGCCCGGATCGGCGGGATGCTGCCGGATCTGCCGTCCCGGGCCGAGATCCCGGCGGACACCGCGACCCGGATCCAGGAGGTCATCCGCGAGGTTCTGGCGGCCGACGACCCGTTCCGGCCGGTGAAGGAGCGGCACCTCGCGCGCTTCGACGAGATGTCCCGGTGGGCGAAGGGGCTCGTGGACGCCTCCCCCGACCGGTGGGCGGCCGCCGTCTGGATGTCGGGCTTCGGCAACATCATGGATTCGGGGATCATCGAGCAGGACGCGATGGACCGGGAGGTCGGTTCGATCGCCCGGGGGATCCTGGAGTACCGCCTCCCGGCCCGCTTCCGGGATCGGCTCCTTTCGGCGCACCGCGTCGGGGTGTTGCTCGACAACGCGGGGGAGGTCGCATTCGACGTCCCGCTCCTGTCGCTCCTCGCGTCCGGGGGAAAGGCGCTGTGGATGGGGGTGAAGGGCGGAGCGGTCATCGACGACCTGACGTTTCCCGAGGCTTCGGAGCTCGGGCTTTCGACCTTCGGGGAGCTGGTTTCGAACGGGAACCGGGCGGTGGGCACCGTGCCGGAGATGTGCGCCGGGCCGTTCCGCGAGCGCCTCGCCTCGTCGGACCTGGTGCTGTCCAAGGGGCAGGGGAATTTCGAGACGCTCGTCGGAAAGTATCGGAACTCCTGGTTCCTGCTGCGGTGCAAATGCCCCGTGGTGTCCCGGGCGGTCGGGCGGCCGGAGGGGGAGCTGCTTCTCCTCGACGCGGACGGGAGACACGCGGCGTGA
- the alr gene encoding alanine racemase, with amino-acid sequence MARPTVAEIRLPALRHNFKALRSLLPAGTGVLAVVKANAYGHGAVPVALALEAEGARMLGVATVEEGVELRQGGVRLPVVVLGGADPPQAEEAFAHRLSAVVFDRRQLRVLSRVASKGGRAFPVHVKVDTGMGRLGVLPARALELLAELPSVGGVALEGWMTHLSSADGPSADDREFTERQLSSFAGGIPAVRAGFGADVTVHALNSAGILRFAGTPFDSVRPGITLYGYSPLPPGETSIPLRPVMRVVTRIVSLKELPDGHPVSYNRRYRCGGVRRIAVVPIGYADGYRRGLTGHGRMSVSGRPAPVAGTVCMDHTMLDVTGIPGAEIGAEVEVMGEASMTAEEIARVCGTIPYEVLTQVGARIPRRTVD; translated from the coding sequence TTGGCCCGACCCACGGTGGCGGAGATCCGCCTCCCGGCCCTCCGGCACAACTTCAAGGCGTTGCGCTCCCTGCTCCCGGCCGGGACGGGCGTGCTCGCCGTCGTGAAGGCGAACGCCTACGGGCATGGCGCGGTTCCCGTCGCGCTCGCACTGGAGGCCGAAGGCGCCCGGATGCTCGGGGTCGCCACCGTCGAGGAGGGGGTGGAGCTGCGCCAGGGCGGAGTCCGCCTGCCGGTCGTGGTGCTGGGGGGGGCCGACCCGCCGCAGGCGGAGGAGGCGTTCGCCCACCGGCTGTCGGCGGTGGTCTTCGACCGGAGGCAGCTGAGGGTCCTCTCGCGGGTCGCGTCGAAGGGAGGGCGCGCGTTCCCGGTGCACGTGAAGGTGGACACCGGGATGGGGCGGCTCGGCGTGCTTCCGGCCCGCGCGCTCGAACTGCTCGCGGAGCTCCCGTCGGTCGGGGGGGTTGCGCTCGAAGGGTGGATGACGCACCTGTCTTCGGCGGACGGTCCTTCCGCCGACGACAGGGAATTCACGGAACGGCAGCTTTCCTCCTTCGCCGGGGGGATCCCCGCGGTGCGCGCGGGGTTCGGAGCGGACGTGACGGTCCACGCGCTGAACAGCGCCGGCATCCTCCGGTTCGCCGGGACTCCGTTCGACTCCGTCCGTCCCGGGATCACGTTGTACGGCTACTCCCCCCTGCCGCCCGGAGAGACGTCGATCCCCCTCCGTCCCGTGATGCGGGTCGTGACGCGGATCGTATCCCTCAAGGAGCTTCCCGACGGCCACCCGGTGAGCTACAACCGCCGGTACCGGTGCGGCGGCGTCCGGCGGATCGCCGTGGTGCCGATCGGATACGCGGACGGATATCGCCGGGGATTGACGGGGCACGGACGGATGTCGGTGTCGGGCCGCCCGGCCCCGGTCGCGGGGACGGTCTGCATGGACCACACGATGCTCGACGTGACCGGTATCCCCGGCGCGGAGATCGGGGCCGAGGTCGAGGTGATGGGGGAGGCGTCGATGACGGCGGAGGAGATCGCCCGCGTCTGCGGCACGATCCCGTACGAGGTCCTGACCCAGGTGGGGGCCAGGATCCCGAGGAGGACCGTTGACTGA
- the purH gene encoding bifunctional phosphoribosylaminoimidazolecarboxamide formyltransferase/IMP cyclohydrolase, translating into MARIHRAIVSVSDKAGVADFCRALSRLGVELYASGGTAKLLRGKKVPVRLIEEYTGFPEMLDGRVKTLNPRIHGGLLALRGSPEHMKTIGSHGIVPFDMVVVNLYPFEAAIARPGCTREEAIENIDIGGPSMLRSAAKNCQSVAVVCDPADYADILGKLKKNAGNLDEATMAELGRKAFALTARYDAAISNYLGGGEGGRDPFPATFGAQWRRLQALRYGENPHQAAAFYADSSLPDEPTLGGAVQLQGKELSYNNIVDIDAALQLALEFATPAAVVIKHTNPSGVGTSKRRLVDAFKKARECDPVSAYGGVLGFNRPVNAETAREVAGTFFEAVIAPSFDKEARKILSAKANLRVLSTGGEFRWSEGRSYEMKKVSGGLLLQTSDRHVLDPGTLKVVTKRKPTEDELEALLFAWRVCKHVKSNAIVYAMKDRTVGVGAGQMSRVDSARIAVMKAQYPTQGTVVASDAFFPFRDGLDVAAGAGATAAIQPGGSVRDAEVIAAADEHGMAMVFTGVRHFRH; encoded by the coding sequence ATGGCGAGAATCCATCGGGCGATCGTCAGCGTTTCCGACAAGGCCGGCGTGGCCGATTTCTGCCGCGCGTTATCGCGCCTGGGGGTCGAGCTGTACGCCTCCGGCGGGACCGCGAAGCTCCTGCGCGGGAAGAAGGTCCCCGTCCGGCTCATCGAGGAGTACACGGGGTTCCCGGAGATGCTGGACGGCAGGGTGAAGACGCTGAACCCGAGGATCCACGGCGGACTGCTCGCGCTGCGGGGGAGCCCGGAGCACATGAAGACGATCGGAAGCCACGGGATCGTCCCGTTCGACATGGTGGTCGTCAACCTCTACCCGTTCGAGGCGGCGATCGCGCGACCGGGGTGCACCCGGGAGGAGGCGATCGAGAACATCGACATCGGGGGTCCGTCGATGCTTCGCTCCGCGGCGAAGAACTGCCAGTCGGTCGCGGTGGTGTGCGACCCGGCCGACTACGCCGACATCCTCGGCAAGCTCAAGAAGAACGCCGGGAACCTCGACGAGGCGACGATGGCCGAGCTGGGGCGCAAGGCGTTCGCGCTCACGGCCCGGTACGACGCGGCGATCTCGAACTACCTCGGCGGCGGGGAGGGAGGACGGGATCCGTTTCCCGCCACCTTCGGCGCGCAGTGGCGCCGTCTCCAGGCGCTCCGGTACGGCGAGAACCCGCACCAGGCGGCGGCGTTCTACGCCGATTCGTCCCTTCCCGACGAGCCCACCCTCGGCGGGGCGGTCCAGCTCCAGGGAAAGGAGCTCTCCTACAACAACATCGTCGACATCGACGCGGCGCTGCAGCTGGCCCTCGAATTCGCCACGCCCGCGGCGGTCGTCATCAAGCACACCAACCCGTCCGGGGTGGGGACCTCGAAGCGGCGCCTGGTCGACGCGTTCAAGAAGGCGAGGGAGTGCGACCCGGTATCCGCGTACGGCGGGGTTCTCGGTTTCAACCGCCCGGTGAACGCCGAGACGGCGCGCGAGGTGGCCGGAACGTTCTTCGAGGCGGTCATCGCCCCCTCCTTCGACAAGGAGGCGCGGAAGATCCTCTCCGCCAAGGCGAACCTGCGGGTGCTGTCGACCGGCGGGGAGTTCCGCTGGTCCGAGGGACGGTCGTACGAGATGAAGAAGGTGAGCGGCGGCCTCCTGCTGCAGACCTCCGACCGGCACGTGCTCGACCCCGGAACGCTCAAGGTGGTGACGAAGCGCAAGCCGACCGAGGACGAGCTCGAAGCGCTCCTGTTCGCCTGGAGGGTCTGCAAGCACGTGAAGTCGAACGCCATCGTCTACGCGATGAAGGACCGCACGGTGGGCGTGGGCGCGGGCCAGATGAGCCGGGTGGATTCCGCCCGGATCGCCGTCATGAAGGCGCAGTACCCCACGCAGGGGACGGTGGTCGCGTCCGACGCCTTCTTCCCGTTCCGGGACGGCCTCGACGTGGCCGCCGGGGCGGGCGCCACGGCCGCCATCCAGCCGGGCGGATCGGTGCGCGACGCGGAGGTGATCGCCGCCGCGGACGAGCACGGGATGGCGATGGTGTTCACCGGCGTACGGCATTTCCGGCATTAG
- the hydG gene encoding [FeFe] hydrogenase H-cluster radical SAM maturase HydG, whose amino-acid sequence MPARLPMDFPNSRPTLPVDAGEIFRLRRDAKPFPRREAVSLLHSLSPRRRLVLHEAARLLATADPMVWETAAVMARAVREEVFGRRVVLFAPLYLSNDCGNNCLYCGFRRGNRDAVRITLSPEQAVAEARHLEKKGFRRILLVAGEHPGKTSVEYIVEVLRAIYRGTGMRILHVNAAPMPVESFRALKEAGAGVYQCFQETYHPETYARMHPSGAKADYAWRVTAMDRAISAGFGDVGIGALLGLFDYRFEALSVLRHAEHLHETYGAYPHTISVPRFKRAFGAPVSAAPVPVSDAEFERIVVLYRLAVPSAGVVVSTREPAALRERCLDIGASQISAGSKTDPGGYGDGFRRRESEQFEVDDTRSIGEMVDVLLRRGHLPSLCTSCYRLHRTGDTFTEMALDGHIRDFCLPNALLSLAEYAVENADAGLRDRCLAAVEEGRRELASSPLRGEFESKLAEVLSGGKDRRF is encoded by the coding sequence GTGCCTGCCAGGCTCCCCATGGATTTCCCCAATTCCCGGCCGACCCTTCCGGTGGACGCCGGGGAGATCTTCCGGCTTCGCCGCGACGCGAAACCGTTCCCGCGCCGGGAGGCGGTTTCCCTTCTCCACTCGCTGTCCCCCCGGCGGCGGCTCGTCCTCCACGAGGCGGCGAGACTCCTCGCCACAGCCGACCCGATGGTGTGGGAGACGGCGGCGGTCATGGCGCGCGCGGTCCGGGAAGAGGTGTTCGGCCGCCGGGTCGTCCTCTTCGCGCCGCTCTATCTCTCCAACGACTGCGGCAACAACTGCCTCTACTGCGGCTTCCGGCGGGGAAACCGCGATGCGGTGCGGATCACGCTCTCTCCGGAGCAGGCGGTCGCGGAGGCGCGGCACCTGGAGAAGAAGGGGTTCCGCCGGATTCTTCTGGTCGCCGGGGAGCATCCGGGAAAGACGAGCGTGGAGTACATCGTCGAAGTCCTTCGGGCGATCTACCGCGGGACCGGGATGCGGATCCTCCACGTCAATGCGGCGCCGATGCCGGTCGAATCGTTCCGGGCATTGAAGGAGGCGGGCGCCGGCGTCTACCAGTGCTTCCAGGAGACGTACCACCCGGAGACGTACGCCCGGATGCACCCGTCGGGCGCCAAGGCCGACTACGCGTGGCGCGTCACCGCGATGGACCGGGCGATCTCCGCCGGGTTCGGGGACGTCGGGATCGGGGCGCTCCTCGGGCTGTTCGACTACCGGTTCGAGGCGCTGTCCGTCCTTCGGCACGCGGAACACCTGCACGAGACGTACGGCGCCTATCCGCACACGATCTCCGTCCCGCGGTTCAAGCGCGCCTTCGGCGCGCCCGTTTCCGCCGCGCCGGTGCCGGTTTCGGACGCCGAGTTCGAGCGGATCGTCGTGCTCTACCGCCTCGCGGTCCCCTCGGCGGGGGTCGTGGTCTCCACGAGGGAGCCCGCCGCGCTTCGGGAGCGGTGCCTCGACATCGGCGCGTCCCAGATCAGCGCCGGCTCCAAGACCGACCCGGGAGGGTACGGGGACGGCTTCCGCAGGCGGGAGTCCGAGCAGTTCGAGGTGGACGACACGCGGTCGATCGGCGAGATGGTCGACGTCCTCCTGCGGCGCGGCCACCTGCCGTCGCTCTGCACCAGCTGCTACCGCCTGCACCGGACGGGCGACACGTTCACGGAAATGGCCCTGGACGGCCACATCCGCGACTTCTGCCTCCCCAACGCGCTGCTGTCGCTGGCGGAGTACGCCGTGGAAAACGCGGACGCCGGGCTGCGCGACCGGTGCCTCGCGGCGGTCGAGGA
- a CDS encoding ABC transporter ATP-binding protein, with protein sequence MIEIRGLSKRFGKKVVLDGLDLAVPRGKNTVVIGGSGTGKSVLIKCAVGLLRPDAGEILIDGEDITRMREAELVRVRRKFGMLFQGAALFDSLDVGENVAFALRRLRKVPERQIRDVVEEKLSMVGLREIQRLMPAELSGGMKKRVGLARAIASEPDIMLYDEPTTGLDPIMADVINDLIISLRETLGVTSITITHDMASAYKIADHIAMLYKGKIIAVGTPDEIRDTSNPVVAQFVQGKARGPITDENEEFVRFVRGGGAAAAGSREEG encoded by the coding sequence TTGATCGAGATCCGCGGGCTGTCGAAGCGGTTCGGGAAAAAGGTGGTGCTGGACGGGCTCGACCTGGCCGTTCCGCGGGGAAAGAACACGGTCGTCATCGGCGGCAGCGGGACCGGGAAATCGGTCCTCATCAAGTGCGCGGTCGGTCTGCTCCGGCCGGACGCCGGCGAGATCCTGATCGACGGGGAGGACATCACGCGGATGCGGGAGGCCGAGCTCGTCCGCGTGCGGCGGAAATTCGGCATGCTCTTCCAGGGGGCGGCGCTGTTCGATTCGCTGGACGTGGGAGAGAACGTCGCGTTCGCGCTCCGGCGCCTGAGAAAGGTCCCGGAGCGGCAGATCCGGGACGTGGTGGAGGAGAAGCTGTCGATGGTGGGGCTGCGGGAGATCCAGCGGCTGATGCCGGCGGAGCTGTCGGGCGGGATGAAGAAACGCGTGGGGCTCGCCCGCGCGATCGCCTCGGAGCCCGACATCATGCTGTACGACGAGCCGACGACGGGGCTGGACCCGATCATGGCGGACGTCATCAACGACCTGATCATCTCGCTCCGGGAGACGCTGGGCGTCACGTCGATCACGATCACGCACGACATGGCGTCCGCGTACAAGATCGCGGACCACATCGCGATGCTGTACAAGGGGAAGATCATCGCGGTGGGGACGCCGGACGAGATCCGCGACACGTCGAACCCCGTGGTCGCCCAGTTCGTGCAGGGGAAGGCCCGGGGGCCCATCACCGACGAGAACGAGGAGTTCGTCCGGTTCGTGCGCGGCGGGGGAGCGGCCGCGGCGGGGAGCCGCGAGGAGGGGTGA